The window ATTAAATCCAGATTCTTTCCTGTTGTCTGCAGGGCTTTGTTTGATTGGTCTCCTCTTGTACCTTCACATCTTAGTCTTCTCTTTACTCTAGCTGCAGCCACTCTGACCTTTCTCAGACACATAGATGTTGTTCCCGTCTCAGGGTCTTTGCCCAGACTGTGTCCTCTGCTGGAATGTTCTTCCCTGACTACATTCAGGCATTTGCTTCAAGGCTCAGAGAGACCTTCTGTCTCGCTGAATCTCACTGTGCGTGCTGTTCGCTGAACCCATGGTAGGCAAGGTGCGTGcggggaagctggaagaaaactcAAGGAGCTGAAGGAACTGCAGACgcgtttattctctcctggctggtgcAGCGACTGTAGCTGCAGACATAACATAACATAGGCTAACATAACATAACCTCCCCACCAAAGACTTTCCAGGTGGAGCTTATGTATGCTTACAGAACAAAAGTAGCCCGTGGCCAAGCGAGTACCTTGTGACACGCATGCGCAGTGCTGTTAGTGAgctcagctgttacataatcaCTATTCACAAAATGTGCGGTGAGAGCGAGAGGGCATGGGGCAAGAGAGCCTGACCACGGCATCTTGGCTAGTTTGCTTTTTCCCTACACCTTCCTTGACCAGCCTGCCTAAGTGCTCATCCCGGAGTTGTTCCCTAAGACCTGCTTCATTGATCACACATTGCACTACCCGAATCTCCCTGAGTGTGTGTTTGATATGCAAGTTCCTGCCCTGGAATACATGCTGCTCTATGGGGCAGAGACATCACCTGACTTGTTCCCTGCTGCATCCCTGCCGCCCGGAACGGGGCACGTGATAGGTGCTTAGAGTATGTTTGTTAAATGACTTGAATAGGCATGTCAATCCCTTGCACTTCATGCTTCTTTGAGCCCTGGGAGCCTCAGACAGTCGGTCCTTTGGGGCCCAGTCCTACTTCCTGTGGGACGAAGGGACCAAACAATCAGCTTTAGGGTTGGACAGGCTGCCTTCTGAGCTTTGTGATCTCGAGCCAGCTGTGTAACCCCCCTGCCTCATTTCACTTGCCAGAGGAGGACAGTATCACCATCCTGATGAGTGTAAAGTGGAGCACACAGCTCGTGGCATTCCCCAGAGGCTCAGGCCCCAGGAGTTCCCTGCCATTCTCCCTACAGGCCCTTGGCACCCAGAAGCACCTCTGGGTGAACCCAGAGTGCCAAggcttcacaccaggtggcccaGGATGAGATGTTGTGTGAAGTGATGGCAATTGGGTTCTTTGGAGAATTTTCTCCTGGCAGAATTGCCCTGTACTTGCTGGGGAGGATATAGGTGTGTCTGTTTACAAATTCGGCCCCTCCCCCAACCGATGCGGCTGGGACCTATGGATGCAAGCCCCTGGGACCTTTTGTCACACAGGCCAGATAGTCCTGCCTCTTGGATGCTGCCTCTTCCCAGTACCATTTCCGTGTTGCTTCGAGTTGGAAGGAATCTGAACGGCTGAGTTTCCTTGTCTGTGCCTCAGGGATGATTATACCCTCCCTGgtagagggtgggaggagggaaacCAAAGATGGAGGGAACTTGGATGGCTTAGCCTTCAGTCCACAGAGTGCTGGCTCAGCAGAGGGAAGTGCCTCGTTTAACCTGCGTTTGCTGGGCTGCCCAGGGCTCCTGGCTCCGGTGGGCTTTACTCTCACCCAGAACAGCAAACACACTAAGATCAGAGTAGAATGTTTGTAAGCTCCACAGGTGAGATCAACTTTCAGAGTTCCCAACCATCACCTGTATTCTGGTTCAGAATTCAAATGTCCTCTTGAAAGGTTTGTGAGCCCTGAAGATCTGAATGGAAGAGAAGCCCTTTCTTGTCCTTCTCTTGGCCCGACAGCCCTCAAAGCCGAGTGTGTGTCAGAATCACCCTGCAGGCTGTGTGCACAGCAGGGTGACTCGGGGATTTGGAAGGCAGTTGAGAGCCACTGACTTTTGAACCTGATGCTGTGGACCACACAGAGGATTGCAGTCCACACAGCTTGAGTTATGTGGGGAAAGTGGGAGCTGCCGCAGGATGATGGGGGAGGGGGCCCCAAAGCTGGAGGCTGGAGCTGCTTCTCAGGGTGAGCAGTGTCCAGGCGAAGTGCTTGGAAGGTGGAGCTAGGCTTCCTGGGATGAGTTCGAGTCCCTCCATTTAGTACAGtgcaatgagtttgagcaagatctgggagttggtgatggacagagaaacctggtgtgctgaaacatggggtctcaaagagttggacacaactgagcgactgaactgaacttggagcaagttcttaacttctctgtggctcagttttctcacctgtaaagtggggataacaGTGCTCAACTCCTAAGGTTACTTGTGTTAATACAGGTACAGTATGAGAAAGCCCACAGtgcatgctcagtaaatgttagctttcATAATGATGGTGATagccctgtctttttttttatgtgtgcccgctttattgagatataattcatgtatTATAAAATGCATCCATTAAAGTATacatttcagtggtttttagtatattcacagagttgtacaaccatTACTACTATCAATTTTTGTATTTCATCACCTCATGAAGAAATTGTACCcttcaggggctttcctggtggtccagtggttaagaatctgcctgacaatgcaggggacacaggttcagtccctgtgggaagatctcacatgccacatagcaactaagcccgtgagccacaactattgagaccACATTCTGCAGTTACTAAAGCCCAGGTGCCTACAGCTCGCAGTTACCTGAAGCCCAGATACATAGAGCCTGCATTTCACAACAAGTGAAGCCACCACAATGCACCACGCCTGTGCGAcacgactagagagtagccctactcactacaactagagaaagcccgagcgcAGCACTGaagactcagtacagccaaaaataaaataaaaataaatcttaaaagaaattataCCCTTGAACTATCACCCTCCTGTTCTCCTGCCCCCTCATCTCTTTCAGTCTATAGATTTaacctattctggatatttcatccACAGTGACATCATCCAATATGTAGTCTTGGTAACTGGCTTTCACTTAATGTTTTtaaggtccatccacatcacagCATGTATCGGTgcttcattcctctttatggctgaatgTCTACCATCGTATGGctgtacattttgtttattcactcatcaTTTGATGGGCTTTTGAGTTGTTTTCGCCTTTTGACTATCATGAATATTGTGACTATCGAtagccccctttttttttaagatgtattttttggctgtggtgggtctttgttgctgcctgcgggctttctctagttgcaatgagtgCAGGCTACtttgttgtggtgcttgggcttcttattgcagaggcttctcgttgcagagcataggctctaggtgctcgggcttcagcagttggagCATGTGGGCTCAATAGTCGTGGCACATaggctttgttgctctgcggcatgtgggatcctcccggatcaGGGACCAGGCCAGTGtgccttgcattgcaaggcatattcttaactgctggaccaccagggaagcctgatagcCCACTTTTATGTAAAcagtttttcatcatttattttttcaaaattgaaatatagttgatttacgatattgtgttcaaatattttttaaagaactatctATGTTTCAcagggctacccaggtggctcagtgggtaaagaatccacctgcaatgcaggagatagagaAGATGCCAGTGCgatcccttgggttgggaagatcttctagaggagggcatggcaacccactctggtattcttgcctggagaatcccatggacagaggagcccgatgggctacagtccatagggttgcaaagagttggacacgaatgaagtgactgagcatgctcacaTGCATCTATGCTTCAAACATAGATGAATAACTCTTGGCACAAAATAAGAACTCACAACAGTCCTGGGGGCAATGTGATGTTATCTTTACTTCCTAAAGaaacaagctcagagaggttaagggccTGGAcatccctgggggtccagtggctaagatttgaatcttccactgcaggagccaagggtttgatccctgattgggcagctaagaccccacgtgctgcttGGCACAGccggaaaaaaaaagagagaggttaAGTGCCTTACAGCTAGAAGGCGGCTTCGGAGCTTGCCTCTGGCCACAGAAAGGTGATGAAGCTGGGCGTGGTGAATCAccatcttgtttctttcttccctgcTCCCAGCAGAGAGGTGCAagccctctgctgccctctgtcCCCTGTCTTCTAGGCATCCAAAGTGTGGAGGTGCAGTTGGAGAACCAGATGGTCCTGGTGCAGACTACCCTGCCCAGCCAGGAGGTACAGGCCCTTCTAGAAGGCACTGGGAGGCAGGCGGTCCTAAAGGGCATGGGCAGTGGCCTGTCGCGTGAGTAACCACTATGGCCTTGGACTCTCTGGGAGGGAGGTGGCCTGGGTGTGGTACAGCTCTAACCAGCCGTAAGATCTGGGGGCTTTGGGTTGGAGAGGCTTCGGGGAACATGTGAAGGTTACGTGGGGCTCTCTCCCTGCCCTTTCTAAGCTGATGAACGGGTGGGGCTGGGTGAGGTGGTGAGCCAGCCCTGGTGTCTGATACCTTACAGAGAATTTAGGGGCAGCCGTGGCCATTCTCGGGGGGCCTGGCCCTGTGCAGGGAGTGGTGCGCTTCCTGCAGCTGACCCCTGAGCACTGCCTAATCGAGGGGACCATTGATGGCCTGCAGCCTGGGCTGCATGGACTCCACGTCCATCAGTTCGGGGACCTCACGAGGAACTGCAACAGGTGAGTCctctggaacttccctggagcATCCTCATTGCCCTGGTTGTGCACCCACTGTGCGCAGGGGGCTGTACTCAGCTTTTTACACATACATTCACATATGGTCCTCACAAGTACCCTGGGAGGTGTATACACACAAGCCCagtctacagatgagaaaactgaggctcagaaaggttacaTGACTTGTCAAAAGCCCTAGAGCATGTAAATGACAGAGTGGGAATTTGAACCAAAATCTGACCTTGACACTCCTGCTCCTGGCTCCCAGGTGGAAGGTGACTCCTGAACACGGGAGGGTCAGTTCTCTGTGAGTGTCATGGTGTTTATCATGCTGCAGTGTTTACTCATCCATGTTTACCCTGGAGGCCTGCTGAGGACAGGTCCCGTGACTGATTCTTCTTAGAGATCTCAACCCAGAGCTTGGTGCAGAGTGGGCCCGTTTgttgaatgagtggatgaatgaaagagtgagtgaatgaatgaaacaaaggTAGTTAAAGTAAAAGGATGGATCACCTGGTCCGTGAGCTGTGGTTTCACTGCCTACCTGCTATCTTTTCTTCTTAGCTGTGGGGACCACTTTAACCCTGATGGAATGTCCCATGGGGGCCCCCAGGACTCTCAACGGGTAAGTGTTGGTCTTGGGCTGGGAGAGAACCCGAGATCTCAGAGGCAGGGCAGGCAGCTCTTGGAGCCTGAGAGTGTGATTCCATTTGGGGGGAGTCTTTCTCCCTCACTTTATTTTGTTCGGTTTAGAAACATTTACAGACACTTCCTGTGCTCAAGGCCTGACCCTGTCTCACAGCCTGGTGAGGGAGACACTCAGAACTCCGTGGTTGCAGCACAGCCAGAACATCTTTGCAGGAGCCTCCGGGAGGCCCTGGGAACCCAGAGCAAGCTCCAGATCCAGTCCGAAGGGCACAGGCAGTGGGAGAGAGCttcccagagaaggtgatggtgTGGAAGTTAAAGGTTTTACCTAAAGTAAGAAGGCTATTCCGGGACTTTCCTGGATGACCAAGGGCTAAGATTGagagctcccaattcagggggcttgggttcaatcccagtcagggaaccagatctcacatgctgcaactaaagatccccgtgctgcaactaagacctggcacagccaaataataattttttaaaaaggccgtTCCTGACTCTGCAGCTCCTGGCCCTGGACTTTCGTTTTACACCAGAGAATTGGCCCCCTCGGCTGTGAGCCACATGCCACCTTAATGATTTTTGCCTTATCTGAGTCCTACTTGTTCTGCTAGTTACTCAATGTTTTGATTTAAACTGGCTGATTTTTCCCCCCCTTaagtaaatttaatttatttttaacattttaatctaTCACGGAACATGATTTCAAACATGTTCTGAAGTGGACAGACTAGGGTCCCAAACCCGCTAGGgagctgaggaagcctttctatCGGGTCCGTTGCATAGCACCACGCTTGTGTTCCCTGCATCAGTTACCTATTGCTGAGAAtcaaattactttaaatgtaagagttttgtttttttgttagtGGTgcgaggcttgcaggatcttaattccccaaccagggattaaactggggcccttggcagtgaaagcaccaagtcctaaccattggaccgccagggaattcccaaactTAGGGGTTTAAAGCAGCAAGCACTTGCCATCTCACAGTTTCTCTGAGGCAGGAATCTGGACACAGCTTAGTCGGAGCTTCTGGCTGAGTCTCTCAAGGCCTGATTTGGGGAAGACCCACTTCCACACTTGCGCGTGTTGCTATTGGCAGGCCTCGCTGGGTGTGGGCCAGAGACCTCAGTCCTGCGCCCCGTGAGCCTTTCCCTAGGGCAGCACTCAGCACTGCAGCTGCCTATCCTCAGAGCCAGAGGGAGAAGGCGTCCAAGACCCCGGCCACACTCCTTTTGAAACCTAAGCTTGGAGGTGATGCCTGGTCCAGCCCACACTCATCAGGTGTGAATTGGGGGCGCTCCCTCAAGGCCATCTTCCTCGTGAGCCTTGAAAGGTGCTGAGCAGGTGAAGCGGGGAGAGTGGGAGCGGAGGCTCAGCACGGGTGCCCCGCAGAGCGAGCCCTGGAGGCAGGAACCCTTGAGACTGGGTTCTGGGAGGAAATAGAGTTTCGAAGGGCAAGAGACTACCTTGCCTTGCTGCCTTGGCCTGGGCCTGCCAGGGGTGGGGCATCTGAAGGGTCTGGCACCAGCTGCTCCATTGTACCCAAGCCCTTGTGCAGATGGAGAAAAACTTGAGCAAGGGCTCCATGACCAAGCCACCTTTGGGATTTCAGCATCTGGTTTTGCCCAAACAGAAGTGAATTCAGTGAGGGGATTTATAGCCAAGCCTGGTTGTCCCTTTGCACATCTCCTAGCTGGTTTCCATGCTTCCTtctgccctccccctgccctgctccagtccctcccctccccctccgcaCGCTGCATTTGAGAAATTGCTCCAAAGCATGGGGTAACCATGTAACACCCCTCCTGAAACCCTTCTTGGCTCCCCAGTGCCTGCGGGTACAGATCCCACGTGGCTAAAATTCGGTGCCACCAAGCCCAGTTCCACCCACCCGTGTGCAGGGGAGAGACCTTCTGCTGCCCCATGACTCCTTTGAGCCACATACTGGGCGCTCACATCCTCCGCCCGGTCCTAGAAACTCCTCCCCATCCCTTACCTTCCCACCACAAAATGCCTCAACACCAGGTGCAACACAAAAGTGCCAGGTGTCAGCAACAGAGGTCCCCCAGGAAAACAAGATAAAGCAGAGGTGGCTCTTCTTGCTGCTTGCTCATCAGCCCCATCACGTGGCAACATCCTTTGTGGCCAGCCCAAGGCGAGGCCATGGGTACCAGTCCATGTTGGTAGGGATCCTTCTGCCCAAAGTGTCAGGTTGGGGACGGTTTATTTGCACAGATCCTATTGTGACTCGCCAGTAGGGTCTTGTCACAGGGAAACACACTCATTGTTGTAACCCTGTTTTGCAGCCACTAGTCTGTTCCATGTGTGCCCCACAGTGTTCCAAACCCCTTGAGGGCGATTGACCACGTACGCATCCCCAACCCCTAAACCCCACCTGGCAGAGGGTGTCTGACGTAGGAGGTGCTCAGTAGCTGTGTTGTtattttagtcgctaagtcgagACCAACTCTTtgtatgaactgtagcccgccaggctcctctgtccatgggatttcccaggcaagaatactggaatcagttgccatttccttctccaggagatcttgccaacccaaggatcgaacccatttctccttcactgggaggcggattcttcacactgagccaccagggaagcccccagtagcTGTGTTAGCACATTTTTATACCTTCAAGAGGAAAGGTGGGCAGAAACAGTCTGGGGGGCAGGATATGCCCTCTGCTCCtgtgtttcttctctctgttcctGGAGGCTGGACATCAGGGAAGGGATGCTGGCTGCCTCTGATGGTCAAGAAGCCAAGCTTGGCCAACTTAAGTGCAGGGGAACTGCAGGCTGCCAGGGGCTGACAGAATCATCGGGAGGCTGGAGAACTGGGCTTGCAAAGAAGCAGGAAGCGGGGTCAATTCTGAGGCTGGGATGCAAACTGGGCAGATACCTCTTAGGGGAAAGCAGTCTGGGGTAGTGGCGTGACTTCCTAGGAAGAGGGTCACTGTGGCCATGTCCAGTGTGCCATCATTCTACCCAGGATTTTAGTTCCAGGGAGAGAGAGTCCAGTTGCCTTCTGTGTGTCCTGGGCTGTCCCTTCATCCTACCAGACTGAACTTGTAGGAGGACACTGGTGCCCTGGGGACAGGAAATCAGACACTGGGAAGCCAGAAGTCAGCCGCCATGTCCCACGTGCCCTCTTCCCCCGGCTCTCACTGCAGCACCGCGGAGACCTGGGGAATGTCCGTGCCGATGAGAGTGGCCGAGCTATCTTCAGGATTGAGGATGAGCAGCTGAAGGTGaggtggaggagaaggcaggGACCTTTCCTAACAGATCCAATGCCTGAGGCTGTTGTCTCCCCTCAAAGGTGTGGGATGTGATTGGCCGAAGCCTGGTCGTTGATGAGGGAGAAGATGACCTGGGCCGGGGCGGGCATCCGTTGTCCAAGATCACAGGGAACTCGGGAGAGAGGTGAGCGCTCTGCCCACAGTGCACGCGGAGACCTGGAGGGGCCCAGCGGGTGCTCAGCTCGACCCCACCCTTTTCTGCAGGTTGGCCTGTGGCATCATCGCACGCTCCGCTGGCCTCTTCCAGAACCCCAAGCAGATCTGCTCCTGTGATGGCCTCACCATTTGGGAGGAACGGGGCCGGCCCATCGCTGGCCAGGGACGGAAGGAGCCCGCCCAGCCTCCTGCCCACCTCTGAGGGCGGCCTCTGCCTCCAGTCTGTCACCGTCCTCCCTGCTGAGCACCGTCCACTTCCAGAGGGAGGCCCTGCTCACCCAGTCCTGGGAGAACCAGTGTGCAGGCTATTTTTGATCTCAAAGGGTTGCTTGCTCTTCCCTTGgcaaattaaagttttattttcacatggAACTTTGTGGTTTGTGTCCCCTCCTCCCTTAAGGGGCTTAAGGAAAAACAGCCCCTCTGCCTCTGTCCTCCCTGTCGAGGGCCACCTCTTGGCTTTGGAGGCAAAGAAAACTAGATTCAAATCCACACACTTCTGGGGctacccagtggttaagattccgtgcttccactgcagtgggcatgggtttgattcctggtcggggaagttTGCATGCCACATGgaatggccaaaaagaaaagagaaaatccacACAGTTCCTGAGGGCCACTTCCTTATCCTCAGGGTAACAGCGAAAGACCATAGCAGACATATTTCTGTTTGTGGCCTGACCCCCCTCCCTTCACTATGGCCAGTTGGAACCAAGTGGACACCTGACCCCTTCGGGGCCTTGCTTTCCTGAAGAAAGCAATGCAGATCCATCTTCAGTTTCTCCCTGAGCGTATGGGAGCTGTGGGTGGGCCTTTTCTCCCTGcctttgtcattgttcagtcgccaagtcatgtctgactctttgcgaccccatggactgtagcatgccaggtctcccctgtccttcactgtctcctggagtttgctcagatgtgtgtccattgagtcgatgatgctatctaaccatctcatgctctgcagCCCTCTTCCCCTTTTGCTGTCAATCtctcagcatcaggctctttcccaatgaatcggctcttcgtatcaagtggctaaagtactggagctcagTTCACTGatttcctaagatgttgatgttcatgCTGGCCatctgcttgaccacatccaattcaccttgattcatggacctaacattccaggtccctatgcaatattgctctttacagcattagactttactgtcaccaccagtcacatccacaactgagcattgtttccGCTTTGGCCCAGTCGCTTCATTCTTTCTCCCTGCCTTAGGGACTGAATATCAGAAAACGCTGATTGATCTGCTGGGGAGGAGGAATAAAGCAGATTCACAGGAAGAACCTGAGTCACAGGAAAATGCCAGATGCTCCAGAGTCCCT is drawn from Ovis aries strain OAR_USU_Benz2616 breed Rambouillet chromosome 21, ARS-UI_Ramb_v3.0, whole genome shotgun sequence and contains these coding sequences:
- the CCS gene encoding copper chaperone for superoxide dismutase isoform X1 → MASDSENRGTACTLEFAVQMTCQSCVDAVRTSLQGIAGIQSVEVQLENQMVLVQTTLPSQEVQALLEGTGRQAVLKGMGSGLSQNLGAAVAILGGPGPVQGVVRFLQLTPEHCLIEGTIDGLQPGLHGLHVHQFGDLTRNCNSCGDHFNPDGMSHGGPQDSQRHRGDLGNVRADESGRAIFRIEDEQLKVWDVIGRSLVVDEGEDDLGRGGHPLSKITGNSGERLACGIIARSAGLFQNPKQICSCDGLTIWEERGRPIAGQGRKEPAQPPAHL
- the CCS gene encoding copper chaperone for superoxide dismutase isoform X2, yielding MASDSENRGTACTLEFAVQMTCQSCVDAVRTSLQGIAGIQSVEVQLENQMVLVQTTLPSQEVQALLEGTGRQAVLKGMGSGLSQNLGAAVAILGGPGPVQGVVRFLQLTPEHCLIEGTIDGLQPGLHGLHVHQFGDLTRNCNSCGDHFNPDGMSHGGPQDSQRPGEGDTQNSVVAAQPEHLCRSLREALGTQSKLQIQSEGHRQWERASQRRRSCQPKDRTHFSFTGRRILHTEPPGKPPVAVLAHFYTFKRKAPRRPGECPCR
- the CCS gene encoding copper chaperone for superoxide dismutase isoform X3, translating into MASDSENRGTACTLEFAVQMTCQSCVDAVRTSLQGIAGIQSVEVQLENQMVLVQTTLPSQEVQALLEGTGRQAVLKGMGSGLSQNLGAAVAILGGPGPVQGVVRFLQLTPEHCLIEGTIDGLQPGLHGLHVHQFGDLTRNCNSCGDHFNPDGMSHGGPQDSQRPGEGDTQNSVVAAQPEHLCRSLREALGTQSKLQIQSEGHRQWERASQRSTAETWGMSVPMRVAELSSGLRMSS